The sequence AATctgccaaggcttgggcctttatcgcTGTGCGAGGTTGGAAAACTAAAccatattggccaagttccaatgcccatttcatcactcgttgagaagcGTCCGGACCATGTAATATTGATCGTAAGGGATATTGAGTCATAACAATGActgtatgagcttgaaagtagggtctgagcttccgagccgcaacaactaacgccaaaattaatttttcgatcTTCGGATATCTTGTTTCTGCATCGAGAAaagctttagaagtgtagaataccggcagttgggcccccagctcttctcgtatgagagCATAGCTCACTGCTACCTCGGAAACTgccaaataaatatataaatcctccgctgcttccggcttggatagtaagggaggtgatgtgagataattcttcaagtcttggaaagctttttcgcattcttcatcccatttgtctctttgtgccctcttgatagctttgaaaaagGGTTTCCATCGATCGGTGGATCGTGAGAGGAAGCGATTGAGGGCGGCTGCTCGtccggtcaagctttggatctccttcaaggtagttggagatttcatctctatgattgcttggatttgcttgggatgtgcttcaattcctcgttgggttactaagtaccctaggaatcGACCTGAAGATACTCCAAACGTGCACTTGGTggggttgagcttcatcttgtacctTCTAAGGATATTGAAAGTTTCTGCTAAATTGCGAATGTGATCTGATCGTTGCTTGCCCTTTACCATGATATCGTCGacatagacctccatggttaccccaatttgctttttgaacatcatatttactagcctttggtaagtggctcccgcgttcttgaggccaaagggcatgaccttgtagcagtaagtGCCTCGCTCTATCACGAACGcagttttctccttgtcgggcccatgcatggctatttggttgtagccgGAGTATGCGTCTAAGAAACTAAGTAACTGGTTTccagaagttgaatctactaaTAGATCAATCCGGGGGACAGGATAATGGtcttttgggcatgctttgttgaggttggtgtagtctacgcaaaccctccatttgcccttctctttcttcatgactagtacgacattagcaagccatgccgagtgtgctacctcttctatgaaATCGGCCTCCAATCGTTTATCGATTTCTGCCTCGATGATCGCTACTCGTTCGGGAGTGAAATGTCTTCTTTTTTGAATTACCGGTTTGGCAGTTGGATCGACGTGCAGCTTGTGGCAGGCCACTTTGGGATCAATACCGGGCATGTCGGATGGTGACCATGCGAAGATATCTCGGTTTTTCCTAAGGAAAAttgtgagttcttccttctcgtCTGGGCTTAGTCGTGAGCCAATTTTAGCCGTCTTTTCCGGCTgctggggatcaagaatgatgtcttcggcgtcctcttcgggtttccatcctatctTGTCTGCTTGGGTGCCATCTTCTCGATCCAcctgctgtaattgctatttggcaATTTCTTTGCCCTTTTGGACTTCGGTAACCTCTACGGGGGTAaatgtcttcttctttgtttcttttaacATTTGCACAGTGCATCGTCGGGATGAAGCCTGGTCAGACTTGATCTCTCCGACTCCTCCTCCCGGGATGCGAAATCGgattttttgatacttgacggaagtgacagcatccagcttgatcaaccaaggtctcccaagaatcccattgtagggagaTGGGTCGTTTACAATCGTGAATGTTTGCTTTGAGACGACTGGCGGTGTTTTTACGTCAAGTATGATATGGCCGATGGCAGTTGAGGTGTGTCCGTTGAATCCAGTAAGTACCTCTGCCCGGCGTATGATTGTActttccaggcccatcttctgaatgactgaaagttgaagtaggttgaccgcacttccattgtcaaccatcatcctatcgactatagcatgggctagttggacagatacTACTAATGCATCGTCGTGTGGGAAGTCGACTCCTTCTGCATCCTGCTCCGTGAAGCCAATGATAGGTCCAGGTTGGGTATCGACTGCTTGAACTTGTGAGATTAGTAAAGCctgctggatcttcctctttttggaGTTATTAGTAGCCCCTAAGTGCTCGGATTCAGCGAAAATGCCATTGATTCGAATCGTCTTAGTTGGTGGCTCCTCATCTCCGTTTGCATTCCTTTTTTGCTGCTCAGCTGGCTTGTCCAAATATCTATCGACTTTGCCTTCTTTCACGAGTTTctctaggtagttcttccaagtgtagcaATCGTTGGTTGTGTGACCGGGACCTCGGTGGAATGCGCAATACTTAGTGtggtccaacttggaagtatctcctTTTGACTGCTTCGGCaacttgaaccatggttcattcttgacgtcacgaaggatttgatgaatcggaaTTGAGAACTTAGAATAGTTGTTGGTCATCGGGCCTTCTTTGGTCGTGGGTCGGTCCCTGCGCTTGAACTCATGTCTGCCCTTGTTGGGTTGTTTTTCATCCTTCTTTTGAGCAGCTGCCAACTCTTTTCGACGCTGTTCGGGAGCCTTTTCTGCTTgtcgagcctcgtcccaaagcgTATGCTTTTCTGCGAGAGCAAAGGAATCTGCTAGAGTtaggtcttctttcatgatcatttctccaaacagtgggtggtctgctggtagtcctttttggaaggctgcacttGCTATCGAGTTGTCGCATCCGACGATCTTCGCCTTCTCTGTTTTGAATCTCTTCACGTAATCGCGAAGcgactcttttgggtttttctttacgTTGAACAGGTGAtcggacttcttcttgatcgatcgataagatgagtattctttggtgaaaaccaaggaaagatcatcaaaattctGGATGGATCGTGCCGGCAAGGTatgaaaccaatcttgtgcctcgcCTTGTAAAGTAGTGGCGAATATTTTACACATAAGGGCGTCATTATTCCGATAAAGGACCATCGCACTTCGGTAATGCTTCAAGTGTCTTTCGGGATCCTCATCtcatttgaaagatgtgaagtgcggcatgctaaacttgcgcggaggctctgcctgctcgatctcatccgCGAAAGGTGACCTGCTCATGTTGGTCATATCTCGCCTTAGTGCCTCATCAACCATTTCGTTGCACCGAAAATCAGGCATCCGTTCATTGAAAAGCCTTTCTACCTCTTCTTGGATTTgcttttgttggggtagcggagttTTTGGCTGCCCTTGGTCTTTTTCTaccggtctaggctgctcttcttcTCGCTCGGCTTGTCTACGCTGTGGCTGCAATGGATGAGATagattcctagcaggcgagggaTTTCTTTGCAGGCTACCGGTTGAACTAGAGCCAGATTGAACGATCGTTTCCTTCCGTTTGTCAGGCTGCCTGCTCCGATGTGATGTAGAGGATACTCCTTGTGAGCCTAATCGCGAATGAATGCTTTGCCTGGAAGGTTgcccatgttgattatcaaagcgTGGCCCCAACAGTGAATGCATACTTGCTCGTGGGCCTaaccgagagtgcacgctcctccgcgcgctaagacgggagtatacgctatttcgggggcccaatcgagaGTGTGCACTGTCTGAATGCTCGACTTGTGATGGGTTGAATGGCTGCTTTCTAGGACGCTGTTTAAAAGGCTCCTTGTCTACCCTTGTTCTACTTCGGGAAACTTCATCGTGGGCGCAATGCATCTCAGTGCGttgtaaaagttgattcaccaaggtagtttgttgtgcaagggcgctcgtcaattctatgacttgtcgggacAAGTTTTGTTCGCCATTCGGATTGGAAGAACTTGGATGGAATGCACCTCTTTGAACAATGAAAGGGTGGTTGACTCCaagtgcgagatttgagttggggaatgtcaaatctgcggagaaatgtggtgaaaacgCCTCAGCCTCGATGattggtccggatggttgagattgtCTCGGGCGGACTTGGGCAACTTGGGAAACCATGAAAGCAGGCTGGGCTGCGGGGGCAGGCTGGATCACTGGGGCAGGCTGGATCgttggagcaggctgggctacaAGAGCAAgctggatcacgggagcaggctaggctacaagagcaggctggatcacgggagcaggctgctcaatgcgcggtgcatgtgaatgcgaggcttgggcttgggtccacgtaaacttggatggcacggctcgggccgtggtgaaggctccatggacctcgccacgagtggctaccgaagtagccaccgcggtggttcccatggtggccgtggtgaaggctccatggacctcgccacgagcggctaccgaagtagcccccgcggtggttcccatggtggctgtggtgaaggcaccatggacctcgccgcgggtggctaccgaggtagccatcacggtggttcccatggtggaagctcgtggtgatgatgccgctccccttcttgtcgcattttgcctcatggatctccgcaatcccatttcttgaatactAGAATTTTTACTtgcggaattttctaaatttctagtcattatatttttcttatacgttttatcaaagaacctttgcaagtaaaaaattctataaataagaacgtatgaaaaatattcaaatggactagaaaataaagaaaaacctTTTTGCGCGAGAGTCTTTTACGAGTATGGATaacaactctcaatgaaagcaccaatttgtggatgcaaattttctcctcctcgatcttggacgattttgcacctacaaaacaactagcaccttaggttaaggccaaaagcctcacgcgcccacgatgaatggggggggctttggccgaagaacctccgatgccaaagttagaattttggagagaaatagtgtttagagtgtttgtgattttttgcaagaggtttTGGATTAGTGTTTTGTGAAAATGGTACCCAATTTATAGGAGAGGAAAGGATGATTTATTTTGAGGGGTTATGGAGATAGTGGGCTAGTTATTTTTAGGGAGTTATGGaaataattggctagttaattagcaaATAGTAATAACCTAATTTACTAGCTATTTGAATGTCACAAAAAGGGGGAGAAAATGGCAGCCACCAACAGGAAATAAAGGGCATGACCGGCCTAGTGggtttttggttagtttgtggtttaattagccactttaattggctaattaaatatgaaaagaaaTGTTATAGTAATTATGGTATtgattggctaataaaagggaagaaatggTGGGAAAAGGTAACAAAAAAGGTAATGGtttaggttttgaatgggatATCCGGCCCTCTAGTatttttaggtttgagtggatgtttcaaattgataattaagggattgattaggtaattaatcccttaattagtcaattattatgatttgaggaaatatgaaaggaataagtatattatttagctaattgattagctaaataatgaaatgggaaatatatgaataaattaggttttaagttgatacctattttgagcacttttgacttggttgaaaaatgattgcccactgctcgcacgtaggaatcccggtatgcctcaagggtatttttgtcctcttatgttcaaaagtccacgtgtcgcctagtgaatattatTTGCTCCACAGCAGGCACAGTAACAATGAAAATGGCTCCTTCTTTAGTAAGATTATATGAACAAATGCCTGAGCCAAAATATGTTATTGCTATGGGAGCATGCACAATTACAGAGGGGATGTTCAGTACCAATTCTTATAGTACTGTTCGGGGAGTTGATAAGTTAATTCCTGAGGATGTCTATTTGCCAGGCTGTCCACCTAAACCGGAGGCCATTATAGATGCTATAACAAAACTTTGTAAGAAAATTTCTCGAGAAATCTATGAAGATCGAATTAGATCTCAACAGGAAAATCAGTGTTTTACTACTACCCATAAGTTTCGTGTTAGACGCAGTACTCATACTGGAAATTATGATCAGGGAttactctatactggaaattaTGATCAGGGATTACTCTATCAACCACCGTCTACTTCAAAGATCCTTcttgaaatatttttcaaatataAAAGTTCAATAACTTTCTCTGAATTAGTGAATTAGGCAGGATCCTTTTGTACAGAATAACAAAGCAAATAGAGAGTCAACTTTCATAGATTTCatcgtaaatgtgaaatacttatacaaataaaatacaaatcaAAATGTAGGAGAGATAAAAAAGATGCAAGGTCGTTTATCCGCTTCATTAGTCAAACATGGGTTAGTTCATAGATCTTTGGGCTTCGATTACCAACGAATATAAACTTCACAAATAAAACCCGAGGATTGGTATTCAATTGCTATCATTTTATATGTTTACAATTATCTACATTCCCAATGTGCTTATGATGTAGCACCAGGTGGACAGAGTTGAGACTAAAAGGAATGTATAAACAATGCTTCCATGGATTCGATCGTGGTTTACAATTATAGCTTCCACACTTGTTTATTTGGGATCGTCTCTTGGATAAATAAAGAACAAGAGTCAAAGAAAAGGCAGTGATTCAAATCAAGATTTATCTAGTAACCCATCGaaaaattacaaaaagaaaataaaaatgaaaagtaCGAGGTAACAGGTATGCATAAAAGTATTTGCCCCAGGGAGAATCCTAGAATTCTGTCTTTTTTGGGTTTAAACAAGTGTGGATTTTCAAGAAAGGAAATCCTAGGTCTATCCTGTAGAGGTACTCAAATTGGATAAGTAATCGATTTATAGGTTTCGTCGTCAACCTAATTGGTTACTTCCAATTACGTAAATCAATAGTTCAAACCGCCCTCAAAGGTAAGGCATTTTCCATTTTTATAGGAACTTTTGTACCAGAAACAATGATATCTCCAATTATAGCCCCTCTgggatgtaaaatatatattttctcaCCATCGAGTGTATGAGACAAATGTATGCATTTCGATTAGGGTCGTATTCTATAGTTACGATTCTACCATATATGTCTCTTTCATTCTgtcaaaaattgattttacgGTATAGACGCTTATGACCTCCTGTCACAGCCTGTCCCGAAATTTTTTTATCGGGAGCgtgaaatgatgaaaatacccttgacgggtattaaggtacgtgtttgacatatgtatatattttatggACTAATTATCATCCCTaaacttttggagaaaattgagttgtaaatttgtgtggttagggattgAAGTGGGATTGTTTTGGTTGGACCACACCCTCACTCACGGACTCACCTTTCCTTCCCCCTCTTccccgtgtctctctctctcctccctcacgactttctcactctctctcaccctcgatCGTACGGACAACACCAAAACCCTCCAAAACTTCGTGGATCGAAGCAAATAAGGTATGATTCTTCACCCTCTTGATGTTATGAGTTGATTGGTattagttttaggaagtgaaaccctcggaatcgtcgtgaaaccctaaccccgaaaatgtgcattgttcatgcacacgtgaaatcttgcatttcagggaatttcaagctcacagtgagcttaaggacatCCTCACGAGCTTCGGGGTACTTCGTTGTTGATATTTGGACGTCGAAGGACCGAGAACGGAGGTTCTCAAAATTTCCGAACTATCGTGCTTCCCCAGGTAAAATCTAGTGAattttagaccttgaaactagtccatcgtgattctacatgttgggggcttcaaattgatataacaTTCGAAGAAatcggttgagaaacgaaggagaacaagcatTTTTAAAACTCGCCGGagtccggccaccggaaaaaccagtccggcgactggctgaggaagatgatgcgcgtgggggcgcgtaggcccgtgccacccacggcgcgtgagggcgcgtggcAAGCctaaaaatttttctaaaaatttctcgacgtccgtgacgtcaagtaggtcgatgtggtatattcatatacccaaattgagcaccgtatgagaaattatttcgaattgttggttatgtgtttaaattaacgtttttatagttatttcgcatataggtgacacctatcccgaggacgagcgcatccagggacgtcacgagggttacgacccatcgacttaccattgagtgggcagttttgtttttgtattacctatatactactgttttcccagaaaatgcaattatatgaaaatatgttttttaaATGCCACGCATGCAATTGTTGAGATGTTTGAactgataattgatgcatatatatgtgaattgacgttgtggacgcacatgtgaatatcaggtgagtttatatggtttatacGAATGAGtgatgatgtgaattatgttggaagctcataacctgcaccctaggtgttagtgcttatattattcaccacaccgcacgctcgccttggatccaagtaggtggatgtcgtacagaccactagaggtggttccgacatgccagttgtacagaccattagaggggttccgactggtaggtgaccttagattatgtgcacagatgattgatgagagaagcactagagcgtattatttcaccatcttagtcgtacagactactataggtagttccgacttatgtgcagtgtagtgccgtacaggtcatagttggtgactccggcagggccgtataggtcacagttggtgactccggctggatgggatagtgagctatagaatcagccgtacaggaccactgtagggtctctggttgatttattatttcacctgagttatattgatgcattcatattatattttggcatggcatggcatattctttctgagatgttatgttgatagatggtgagcggagttttgatgatatatgtatatatacgtttatatactatttttctgggaagtatacaggttttacggtgaggggtgagaaacgttttaaatgaaatgtttttggaaaatctttggttttactgacccactcatctttgttttgcgcccctccaggttctagttagcaatTGGTGGCTCTCAAGGTctttttcggcattctgacagacgtactgcatgtaggactcacctgcgggtgttgcacttttaattatagtcctacttgaatGCACTTGTTACCTACGCTCTGAATTCGTGTGTTTTACTCTATAACTCTCTCTTGTATGCTAGTAGGTTATTCTTCTAGTGGTtggtttaaattccttcatatttctgttatatcttgcttccgtgtcgcacttttggctacgtcacgctcacgtgacggccagcacgccttgattctaggatcggggtgtgtcacctcCCCCTCTATGCCACGCGGTAGTGATTCCTCTAGCATTACGACATTTACCAAAGACTTATATAAAGTATGAAATAAATATGAAAtctactacaaaaaattaatattttttaggAATTTAAGGCGGAAATGGacgtattttttcttttaataaatatcTATTTTGTACATTTCAATTTGAATTAGGAATTCCGCGTACAAGTGGTAAGTCATTAACTACATATACACATCAGGTCATATAAATGTATTACCATTATGTATTACAAATTACAATAAAATTACAATAACGAATACAAAAAGAGGAGTTTTTAAAATGCGAGATCTAAAAACATATCTCCCTGTGGCATCGGTAGTAAGTACTCTATGGCTCAGGTCTTTAAGCAGGTTTATTGATAGAGATTAGTCGTTTTTTTCCAGATGCATTGatattctcctttttcttttttctttttttcattctAGCTATTGATATGGGAAGAGGGAAGAAGATAGAGATGCAATCAAATATCTGTGACTAATCCCTATCcatctcttctttttttctttggtttatttttttcacttattctttcaaaaaaaaaaaaaaccaaacaaaaagcgGTTTCACCCTCAGTGAAAAAAAACCTCTCTGTATTTTCTTTTGTGTGTTATacaatgtttggatgaagaaatttaagattactaaagaattttaaaataacagaaattgaattgacgggattttattttctataatttgtgaattttcttgtttggttagcctaaaagaacaatggaattgaatacgaaatttgttatttttaagctCTCAATCATAAAAATTAGGAAATGACATCTATGtatatggaatttaaacttgagaaTTAGAGACTCCAAATTCCAAGTCTTTTTTTGCACATAGAAATTTAgtatttatgaatccaaacaacaGAATTTTTACATGTGAATTTACAAATTCTTACTTTTATACCGTTACTGTCGTACCATACAACCTCTCGTCTCCTCTTCTCACTCAAGAATCAGATCGAACGAGTATCAGACCCGTTGATCTCACTCTCTGCGTCCTCCTCTTCGACAATTCCCGCGACCCTTTGCAGAAAGGTTCCAGCTTTGGTGAAGAATAACTGCTCAACGACCCCACTTCGAAACTGCAACTTGAAAGCTTGAAACTTTTCGAGTTCATCCTTTTGATCCTCTGTTCTCACGGTACTCCACGACGTTTTTGTTCTGGATTCTGGTTTTGTTTAAAATTGAGAATTAAGGGTGGGTATTGTTGAATTTTGAGAAATGAGTTTTGGGATGTTTGGAAATGGAATTCTGTTAAATTTTTGGTTTGTGGGGTTCCTTGATTCTTATCTGAGAAATTCAAAGTTCATGTTTTTTGTACGTAATTTTGGATTTGTCTGTGTTTTCAGCGTAATTGAATGattagtttcatttttttttaaagtaattttGGATTTCTGGTGTATGGCTGTGTTTTCGGCGTAATTGAATGATTAGTTACTTTATTTGGGGTTGATAGAGTTTCTAAGGATAACTGAGAAGATGATGTTGTGAATTGGTGCTTTGGTTCTTGTTGTTTTGGCTTCTAGGAAGTCAGAACTCTTATCTAGTATGCTTTTTTAGGCTCAGTGTACCGGAGTTTTTCGTTTCTTTAGGGGGCAATGAATCCTAACTATGAAGTCTCGAGGGTTTCATAATACCACGTGCACTGGATTTTATGTGCCTTTGTACACTCTTATATTGGTTATAATATAGTTAGgataagtgaaaaatataaatagaaGATTTCATGCTATATGTTCATTCATACCTTATGATACATAAACCTCAACTTGGCTACTAGTGTTGTAAGGTTTGATACGTTCTAGGTTCTGAATGAATGGAGTTTGttagatttttctgattttttggtTATATTATTATAGTGAAATTATTTAGCTTTCTAATTGGTTCATTTAGACAATTGTAAAAGGAGTTAATGAATCTCCCCATGACAAACGGATGCTGCAGGATTTTGGGTTTCGGTTAAGTCTGTCATGCTGAATGTTGCTACCAGGAGGTGGAATAAGGATGAACTCCATGATGGATGATATGAACTTGATTCAGCAGGCACAGAGGCATCACTTAGTGGTTCGGGAGCTTGGAGAAGAGATTGATTTAGAAATTGGAACTGGGGATGATGATCCTTCATTTGCTAACAACCCCCTTATTGGTGGTCCACCACGGGAACCTTCTGTTGAGGATAATGACGAGAGTAAGAATATGGTAATGGCTTCTCACCTCCCTAGTGATGATCAAGACATGTCAAAGGGACAGCCagtaaaaaggaagaaaaaggttgTGAAAAGATGGAGAGAGGAATGGGCTGATACCTACAAATGGGCTTATGTTGATGTCAAGGAAGGGACAGCGAGGATTTTTTGCTCTGTTTGTAGAGAGTATGGTAGGAAGCATAGAAGAAACCCCTATGGAAATGAGGGTAGCCGGAATATGCAGATGAGTGCACTCGAGGAACACAACAATAGTTTGCTTCACAAAGAGGCACTTCGCCTTCAAATGGCCTCCAAGGATAAGGTCGTTGCTGACAAACCCATTTATGTTAAAGGTTAGCACGTTCTGCtcaattttctttggtttgCTTTGGAAGTTTCAAATAACCACCGTCTGAATTCTGCACAAATTTTTTGCGGAGTGTCTCTCAGGAAATTCTTTTCGCAAAGTTACGTTATTGTTAGTTTTCATGTTTATGAAAGTATCCCTTGCAGTTAAGTTTGCATTtaggatttttaattttttagctCGTTGCTGAATGAAAACTTTGGTTCAGTTGAATGCTATATTCAGCAGTTCACCATGCCCACACCTAAATGCTTCTTCCAGCATTATATGGAGTTTGTTGACATTAGTTTGTTGATATTTGCACATATTTCACACCATCATATGATTGAAAGAAATGAATTTtgagtttaattttttaattgttttcccGTTTGGTTGATTTGTCTTTGGAATTACTCTTAAATGTAGCTCTTATGTCAAAAACGGCTGGATCAATTGTTGAAGCTGCACTGAAAAGGGATCCTCATGAGGTTGAGTTCATACAATCGGTGCAAGAAGTTGTTCATGCTTTAGAAAGAGTGATTGCGAAAAATTCTCAGTGAGTTTCCTTGGGATGGAGTATTGTTTTAGTCGTGCTGGTTAAGGGAAACAAAGTCTTATTTCTGATTTCTGTAAAATCTTATCAagtgaattttcttttttcagtTATGCAAGCATCATGGAGCGCTTGCTAGAACCTGAGCGCATGCTTGTTTTTCGAGTTCCATGGATGGATGATAGAGGTGAGACACATGTTAACAGGGGCTTTCGAGTACAATTTAACCAGGCCTTGGGTCCATGTAGGGGTGGTTTCCGGTTTCATCCTTCTATGAACTTGAGCATTGCCAAGTTTCTTGGATTTGAACAGGTATTAGTTGTTTTCTTGAGTTCCTTTGAGTTGACTTGTCTTCTTTAGGTTGGGTCAAGCTTTTGCCAAATCTTTTTCTTCCTGTGCCTCTGTTGATTGTGTATTCTAGTGATTGGTGCTCATAAGAACACCAAGCTAAATACTAGTGATGAGGTTAATCCCTTCAGATTGGAAGTGACTGTCTTGTGACGGATTTGCATTGTGCTATTTACCTTCTCTGCAGACTTTAAAGAATGCCTTGTCACCGTACAAAATTGGAGGGGCAGCGGGAGGTAGTGATTTTGATCCAAAGGGAAAAAGTGATAATGAGGTAAAAGtcttcaatttgttatatgtgtTTCATCATTTTTAACCTCCTCAGAAGTTGTGAATGACTATTTTCTAAGCTGGCAGGTTATGCGTTTTTGCCAAAGTTTTATGAATGAAATCTATCGTTATTTGGGTGTTGACAAGGTAACTTCAGCAAGATTCCATtccatgaatattttttttcctctatATGGAATTTCAATGCTGTATCCTGCATGTCTGGTTTAATGCTGTGTACACTTTAGGACCTTCCTTCAGAGGAGATGGGTGTTGGTACTCGAGAAATGGGATATCTTTTCGGACAATATAGACGTCTAGCTGGTCACTTTCAGGTACCAGAAACACCGGTAACAAACTATTTCTGAATTTAACTTCTTACCTTTTGTGATGTAATTTAGTATCTAGATGCCATTTATGACATTGCTTTTTCTAAATCTGTAGGACCACAGGATTATGAAAATTCGGAAAATAGTAATTAAACAAGCAATTCTATTGTTCTTTTCTATCCTGACAAAGAGTGTTACTCTTTTCTATCCTGACAAGGCCATTGTTCTTTCTATCCCAACAAAGTCTATCGTTCTTTTCTTTCCCTACAAAGTCTTGTTTTTTATCCTGACAAATTCTattgttctttttttatttctgtCCATCTGAAGTCT is a genomic window of Malus domestica chromosome 09, GDT2T_hap1 containing:
- the LOC103424141 gene encoding uncharacterized protein isoform X7 — encoded protein: MLLPGGGIRMNSMMDDMNLIQQAQRHHLVVRELGEEIDLEIGTGDDDPSFANNPLIGGPPREPSVEDNDESKNMVMASHLPSDDQDMSKGQPVKRKKKVVKRWREEWADTYKWAYVDVKEGTARIFCSVCREYGRKHRRNPYGNEGSRNMQMSALEEHNNSLLHKEALRLQMASKDKVVADKPIYVKALMSKTAGSIVEAALKRDPHEVEFIQSVQEVVHALERVIAKNSHYASIMERLLEPERMLVFRVPWMDDRGETHVNRGFRVQFNQALGPCRGGFRFHPSMNLSIAKFLGFEQTLKNALSPYKIGGAAGGSDFDPKGKSDNEVMRFCQSFMNEIYRYLGVDKDLPSEEMGVGTREMGYLFGQYRRLAGHFQGSFTGPRIFWSGSSLRTEATGYGLVFFAQLLLADLNKDFKGLRCVVSGSGKIALHVLEKLIAYGAIPITVSDSKGYLVDDEGFDYMKISFLREIKAQQRSLRDYSKTYARSKYYDEAKPWTERCDVAFPCATQNEIDQTDAINLVNSGCRMLVEGSNMPCTPDAVDILRKANVLIAPAVAAGSGGVVAGEFELNHECNSVNWSPEDFESKLQTYQRTLKAAADFGYQKESPESLVHGAIISAFLTIAQAMTDQGCV